In the genome of Cyclopterus lumpus isolate fCycLum1 chromosome 19, fCycLum1.pri, whole genome shotgun sequence, the window ctccagaaaaggacaaagtccaacccttctccaggagcttggttccagagcccatgctgtgcgtggaggtgagcccaactatatctagctggtaccgctccacctcctgcaccagctccggctctttccccgctagtgaggtgacgttccacgtccctagagctagtctatgccgccaggtctcccgcctggcccgccgcccggtctacatagcacccgaccctgatgattctccctgcgggtggtgggtccacagggtgactgctgctccatggtgttttttcgggctgagcccgacccgGCCCCATGGgagcgaaagcccggccaccagacgctcgccgacgagctcccctcctgggtctggctccgggagggtgccccggtttcccttgtccgggcaaggtagcttcagtccgtgggctgctgttcatcagggtttattgaaccgctcttagtctgggctctcccccgagacctgtttgccttgggagaccctaccaggggctgatgccccggacaacttagctcccaggatcactgagccactcaaactcctccaccacgttaaggtggcaaTTCATAggagtatattatattattcatatatatgttaaacTGTTTGCTTGCCTGTAAACAATAGTACGAATGAAATAAAGGCTGTTTAGGTGACACTAGACACTAATTGGATCAGACAGTTAAAAACAATCTCTACTTTCCTGCTAAAACCTTCTGGGGAATTTACATAGAAGCTTATTGAAATGGAATTATACAAAACGATAGGATCTGTAAAATAAAGTGTCACCAAAGTTTCAGTAGCACAAAGTAGTTTATTTCATGTAGATGTAAAAGCATTACAATGaaacatgcattttaaatacagatgtATTTGTACAGAGCTTTTAGTTTCTTTCATCACACAGtatgttgtcattgtttttagatGTTCAGAAAACACTTTGCCTTCCATCTCATTGACAAACTAACTAAATAGGgaacattttacatatttttaaaaataaacagtaGGGAAAGACAACTCAAACTTCATTATCAATCTTTCacaaatcaaaataaacaatttcacaaatcaaaagaaactAATTCTACTTTGTGTGGactcttgtgtgtttcttcagaCTTTCATGTCTTGAAAATCTGAATCCACAAACTTTACAAGCAAATGGTTTCTCTCTTGTGTGGATTCTCATGTGTATCTTCACACTTCCCTGTTGTGCAAATCTtgtcccacaaacatcacaactgaatggtttctctcctgtgtggattctTGTGTGTACCTTCAGACTTCTCTCGTCTTTAAATCTTTTCTCGCAAACAtcacaactgaatggtttctctcctgtgtggactctcATGTGTATCACCAATTGGCCTGTTTCTTTAAATCCTTTTCCACAAATATTACAACTAAATGATTTCGCTCTTGTGTGGACTCTCATGTGACTCTTCAGACTTTGCGTGTCTATAAaacttttcccacaaacatcacaacagaAGGggttctctcctgtgtggaccctcatgtgtctcctcaaAGATCCCTCGACTGTGAATCTTTtctcacaaacatcacaactgaatggtttctctcctgtgtggattctCATGTGTTCTTTCAGATGTCCCGTTTGTATAAaacttttcccacaaacatcacaacagaagggtttctctcctgtgtggattctTGTGTGTACCTTCAGACTTCTCTCGTCTTTAAATCTTTtctcacaaacatcacaaccaaatggtttctctcctatGTGGACCCTCATGTGTTACTTCAAATATCCCTCTACTGAGAATCTTTtctcacaaacatcacaactgaaTGGTTTTTCTCCTGTGTGGATTCTCATGTGTTCTTTCAGATGTCCCGTTTGTataaatcttttcccacaaacatcacaacagaAGAggttctctcctgtgtggaccgACAACAAAGTCCCGAGTCCACACCACGTGATCGGGACGTGATCTTCTGAATCAGTCACGTGGGACGGCTGCGCTCGCGAGGCTTCGAACGTCATCACATACGTCATCAACACGCGCCTCGATACGCGCTTCACATCACGACAGACGGGACGCACATGTACCGCGCATGCGCTGCTCGCCGCTCTCCTCCTGTGTTGGTCGCCATGTCTCGAGGAGAAACGCTGAGACTGTTGGTGAAGCAGCGAGTCCACGCGGTCGTTGAAGAGGCTTTTGGGCTGTTGGACACATTAACAGCAGCTTATGAGGACTCCGTTTGTGCTCTAAGAGAACAGGAGCGACTCACATCAGGTCGGTGCTTCTTCATTACTGATCCGGGCTTCGTGCTCGTTTTACGGCTTCGAGTCACATCCGGGTCCGTTTCCAGCTCATTCATTGTAGTTGTGAGACTTTTGGTGAATGTGGTTCGTTCCCAGCTCTCCTCCTTTGGTTACATTCATCAGGGAGGAACTTTAACACCCGACGGTCCTCTGGTCAAACTTTATAGGGATTTACACGTGGAGACCTTTAGGGACGGCCTCAAAATGGCGGCtgaaaactgctgtaaagtgatcaaagtgctgcaaagtgatcacgctgctgtaaagtgatcaaagtgatgTAAAGTGATCAACGTGCtgcaaagtgatcaaactgctgtaaagtgatcaaactgctgtaaagtgatcacactgctgtaaagtgatcaaactgctgtaaagtgatcaaagtgctgtaaagtgatcacacagctgtaaagtgatcacactgctgtaaagtgatcaaagtgctgtaaagtgatcaaagtgctgtaaagtgatcaaagtggaagctggttccataaaagaggagcttgataactgacggttctggctcccatcctactttttaggactctaggaaccacaagtagccccgcatttagtgagcgcagctctctagtggggcaatatggtactacaagctccttaagatatgatggtgcatcaccaatcaaggctttgtaggtgaggagaagaattttaaatgtgattcttgattttacagggagccagtgcagagcagctaatacaggagtcatgggatctcttttcttagtttttgtgagtacacgagctgcagcattctggatcaactggagggatttaagagacttattagggcagcctgataataaggagttgcagtaatctagtctggaagtaacaaacacgtgaaccagcttttctgcatctttttgagacaagatgtgcctgatttttgaaatgttacgtagatgaaaaaatgcaatccttgagatttgcttaacgtgggagttaaaggacaagtctcggtcaaagataactagagattctttacagtggtgttggatgccagggcaatgccatctacagaaaccacatcaccagataattgatctctgaggtgttcagggccagtaaaataacttcagttttgtctgagtttaacatcaggaagttgcaggtcatccatgtttttatgtctttaagacattcttgaattttagcgagctggttggtctcctctagtttgatcaatagatataattgagtatcgtctgcatagcaatgaaagtttatgcagtgtttcctgataatgttgcccaaaggaagcatatataaggtaaataaaattggtccaagcacagaaccttgtggaactccgtgattaacgttggtggtcattgaggcttcatcgtttacaaataccaattgagatcgatctgataaataggatttaaaccaacttagtgcggtacctgaaatgccaatcgactgatccagtctctgtaataggatgtcatgatcaatggtgtcgaacgcagcactaaggtctaacaagaccagtacagagatgagtcctttatcagcactaaggtctaacaagaccagtacagagatgagtcctttatcagcactaaggtctaacaagaccagtacggagatgagtcctttatcagcactaaggtctaacaagacaagtacagagatgagtcctttatcagcactaatgtctaacaagaccagtacggagatgagtcctttatcagcactaaggtctaacaagaccagtacagagatgagtcctttatcagcactaaggtctaacaagaccagtacggagatgagtcctttatcagcactaaggtctaacaagaccagtacagagatgagtcctttatctgatgcaattaggaggtcattagtaattttcaccagtgctgtctctgtgctgtggtcttttctaaatcctgactgaaactcctcaaataaactattctgatgtaggaagtcgcacaactgatttgcgactactttctcaaggatcttagagaggaagggaaggttagagatcggtctgtagttagccaacacctctggattaagagtggtcttcttcaggagaggtttaattacagctactttgaaggaatgtggtacatggcctgttagcaaagacacattaacaatatccaacagagaggtgccaattaaaggcaacacgtctttaagcagcctcgtttggatggggtccaagagacaggtagacggttcagaagtagaaaccgttgaggacaattggtctaggttaatgggagaaaagctatccaaatatacaccagggcatacagccgtttccaaggccactcctcttgacagatcggcagtagttgagggaaagagatcatcaatcttgcctctaatagttcaaatcttttcattgaagaagttcatgaagtcattactactgaggtctataggaatacacggctccacagagctgtgactctgtcagcctggctacagtgctaaagagaaccctggggttgttcttatttttctctattactgatgagtaataggctgctctggcattactgagagcctttttatatgttttaagactatctcgccaaactaagcgtgattcttccagattggtggaacgccatataccttcaagctttcgtgaagtttgctttagttcacgggtctgagggttataccagggagcaaacctcctttgactcactgtctttttcttcagtggggctatcaagtctagtgtcattctcagtgagcctgtagcactattgacaatatgatcaatctgggacggactaaagttagcacaggagtcctccgtcacattgagacgtggtattgaatcaaatgcagaaggaatcgcttctttaaatgtagctacagcactgtcagttagacatctggtgtagaaacttttgactaacggtgtatactccgggagtataaactcaaaagttatgaggtaatggtctgacagaagagggttctgtgggaagacctccaaatgctcaatgtcaatgccatatgtaagaacaaggtggagggtgtggccaaagcagtgagtgggtttctgtactctgacagaagccaatcgagtccaacaatgagaaaaatgcagtactaaggcaatcattatcaatatccacatgaatattaaaatctcctacaataataaccttatcacttttatggactaaacttgataaacactctgaaaattcagatataaattctgaatatggacctggtggccggtacagtataacaaataggattggctgtaatgttttccaggttggatgtgaaagactaagaacaaggctttcaaatgagttgtagtttagtttaggtttaggattcattaataggcttgagtcaaagatggctgctactccacctcctcggccggtgcctcgaggaacgtgagtattaatatgacttggaggagttgattcatttaggttgacatattcttcatggctcagccaggtttcagtaagacacaataaatcaatgtgattgtctgatattaaatcatttactaatacagctttagatgacagagatctaatactTTCTATTTCTACTGGATTGTTGTTCATGAggttccctgctatgttcatGTCTATTTTATTAAAATTTTACTGAATAATTTTTCAGAAAATCAAAGGCAAAGTCGGCTAAAAAGAGAACTTGGTATTCATAATTTTctaatattttaactttatttaaagcagttccttaaaagtgtatataaaaaagACACTAGTGTAGGGGACTAAAAGGACTGAATTCACGGGGCCCCTTTAAGAGAAGGGACGTAACCCTGGTGACAAGGGGGGGTTAAAGGGCACCAGGAAGGGACAGTGGGTTATGGTTTTGTGGATGGAGATAAACGGCCAAAGGGAATACTTGCCTCTTTGTTATTTCCACGCTCCTACACTAGCTTGTTATTCAGGAGGAACTCTATGTCCATGGTTATTTTCATGAGAATTTACTGTACCGTTTTTGAGAAATTCTAATTAATTTATTTgagtgtgtacatactgtatattgtgagACAGTTTAGTAGCTTTGTTCTCTGACAATCTGTTGGTTTTACTTTCATTTCTATTCCAACCAAGCggtgcatcccaagtctcttatttTGTCATTTCCTCGCTTCAACCGGAAGTTGTTCTGAGTCGCCGTATCGACCGCCGTCCCAAAGCTCTTATTTCTGATGTGAGGAGCGAGGAAGCGAGAGAGCAGCCTaccaggaagtgttttaacgctcgacacgccccctcatggttcatcagttatttgattggacgctgcagaGTTTCATATCAGAGTGAAGACGGATCACATAATAAACTTGAGTTatatattagatttgttttctgattcatcatctggttaaaatatatgttcattgtggttctgaacaacaaaaagaccacaaacaactttctttaattataaaatattagTCTTTTCATGGTCTGTTAATTCTCTCAATAACAAGCAAGAGCAGGAGAGACGAAACACTTCTGACTTCATTTCTCATCGTTTTCATCACGTCACGTGAGGCTGATGGTTCCTGAGTGTCGGCTTTGATGACTTATGTCGCCTCGATTTCCCCAAAAACATTGGTCCTATGAATTAAATCCAGTGTTCAAGagaaaccataatcatattCTGGGTTATTTAATAATGACGTCACAATTCCAATacatagaaatacaaataatacgGTAGACAACAGGTTCCACTCTGACTAATAACTGTCTATTATTATTGTAGTGGTTATTACTGTCTTTTATTAGTACAAGTACATtgattactgtgtctttacTATTATAAATAGTGATAACTGGTATAAAAGcaatatttcacattaaacatAGTTATTCCAGCGCCCTTTGCACTCAGCACTACTGTCCTGCTGTTTACAaaagttattgttttgtatttctgtgtttgtacattaagaacaacaaataaacatttagtcAAATTCCTTGAGTGTCTCCACTAATGAAAGCTGATATCAGTCTGAAGTCACGTTGTTCATAATGTGCTCCCTGCAGatgtccagcagctgttggCGATTAAAGCAGATGTCCCCCCTGAGTGCCTGgacctgaaccagaaccaggaggacccagagcccctcTACATGAAAGAGGAACCGGAGCCCCTCCAGATgaaagaggagccggagcccctccagatgaaagaggagccggagcccctccagataaaagaggagccggagcccctccagatgaaagaggagccggagcccctcTACATGAAAGAGGATCTCTGGACCGGTCTAGAGGGAGAGCAGCTTACGGTGCTGCAGGAGGCCGATCTCACCAAGGTCTCATTCactgttgttactgtgaagagtgaagatgacAAACCTCAGACCTCACGGCTTCATCAAAGCCAGACGGAGGACAACAGAGAGGCGGAGCCTCCAGCCGGCAGCTCAGCTACACCGATAACAACAGAAActgatggagaggactgtggaggTTCAGGACCAGTCAGGAACCTAAATCCACATCGTCATTCACATCCAAATGCTGATGATGAAAAGGCTTCAGGATCTTCTGAGACAGAAGTCATTGATGGTGATTGGCAAGAACCGTTGTCAGATTCTGGACCTGAAAGTGGAGACGGGGACAATTGTAGAAAAATGTCCACCAACTGTTTGGttagaaagaaatgttttaaagcaAAGCAAAAGAAAGAATCACAAGCAAAAGTCctcacaggagagaaaccattcagttgtgatgtttgtgagaAAAGATTCACAGTCGAGGGATCTttgaggagacacatgagggtccacacaggagagaaccTCTtctgttgtgatgtttgtgggaaaagatttatACAAACGGGACATCTGAAAGAACACATGAGAATCCACACAGGAGAaaaaccatttggttgtgatgtttgtgagaAAAGATTCTCAGTAGAGGGATATTTGAAGAAACACATGAGGGTCCACataggagagaaaccatttggttgtgatgtttgtgagaAAAGATTCACAGTAGAGGGAACTttgaggagacacatgagggtccacacaggagagaaaccattcagttgtgatgtttgtgagaAAATATTCACAGTCAAGGGATCTttgaggagacacatgagggtccacacaggagagaaccTCTtctgttgtgatgtttgtgggaaaagatttatACAAACGGGACATCTGAAAGAACACATGAGAATCCACACAGGAGAaaaaccatttggttgtgatgtttgtgagaAAAGATTCTCAGTAGAGGGATATTTGAAGAAACACATGAGGGTCCACataggagagaaaccatttggttgtgatgtttgtgagaAAAGATTTAAAGACGAGAGAAGTCTGAAGGTACACACAagaatccacacaggagagaaacccttctgttgtgatgtttgtgggaaaagttTTATACAAACGGGACATCTGAAAGAACACATGagaatccacacaggagagaaaccattcagttgtgatgtttgtgagaAAAGATTCACAGTCGAGGGATCTttgaggagacacatgagggtccacacaggagagaaccCCTtctgttgtgatgtttgtgggaaaagttTTATAGACACGCAAAGTCTGAAGAGTCACATGAGAGTCCACACAAGAGCGAAATCATTTAGTTGTAATATTTGTGGAAAAGGATTTAAAGAAACAGGCCAATTGGTGATACACATgagagtccacacaggagagaaaccattcagttgtgatgtttgtgggacaAGATTTGCACAACAGGGAAGTGTGAAGATACACATGAGAATCCACACAAGAGAGAAACCATTTGCTTGTAAAGTTTGTGGATTCAGATTTTCAAGACATGAAAGtctgaagaaacacacaagagtCCACACAAAGTAGAATTagtttcttttgatttgtgaaattgtttattttgatttgtGAAAGATTGATAATGAAGTTTGAGTTGTCTTTCCCtactgtttatttttaaaaatatgtcaaatgttCCCTATTTAGTTAGTTTGTCAATGAGATGGAAGGCAAAGTGTTTTCTGAACatctaaaaacaatgacaacataCTGTGTGATGAAAGAAACTAAAAGCTCTGTACAAATacatctgtatttaaaatgcatgtttCATTGTAATGCTTTTACATCTACATGAAATAAACTACTTTGTGCTACTGAAACTTTGGTGACACTTTATTTTACAGATCCTATTGTTTTGTATAATTCCATTTCAATAAGCTTCTATGTAAATTCCCCAGAAGGTTTTAGCAGGAAAGTAGAGATTGTTTTTAACTGTCTGATCCAATTAGTGTCTAGTGTCACCTAAACAGCCTTTATTTCATTCGTACTATTGTTTACAGGTAAGCAAACAgtttaacatatatatgaataatataatatactccTATGAAttgccaccttaacgtggtggaggagtttgagtggctcagtgatcctgggagctatgttgtccggggcgtcagcccctggtagggtctcccaaggcaaacaggtctcgggggagagcccagactaagagcggttcaataaaccctgatgataagcagcccacggactgaagctaccttgcccggacaagggaaaccggggcaccctcccggagccagacccaggaggggagctcgtcggcgagcgtctggtggccgggctttcgctcCCATGGGGCcgggtcgggctcagcccgaaaaaacaccatggagcagcagtcaccctgtggacccaccacccgcagggagaatcatcggggtcgggtgctatgtagaccgggcggcgggccaggcgggagacctgggcgggccgatcgccggcggcatagactagctctagggacgtggaacgtcacctcactagcgggaaAAGAGccggtgcaggaggtggagcggtaccagctagatatagttgggctcacctccacgcacagcatgggctctggaaccaagctcctggagaagggttggactttgtccttttctggagttgcccagggtgagaggcgccgggcgggagtggggatactcacgagcccccggctgagtgCCGcagtgttggagttttccccggggaacgagagggtcgcctccctgcgcctacgggttgcggggagtaaggctctgactgttgtttgtgcttatgcaccgaacagcatttcggagtatccggccttcttggagtcggtgggaggggtcctggaaagggcgccgcctgccgactccaaaGTTCTcttgggagacttcaacgctcacatgggcaatgacagagaaacctggcggggcgtgattgggaggaacggcttgcccgatctgaacccgaatggtgttttgttgttggacttctgtgctagccacagtttgtcgataacgaacaccatgttcgaacataaggtggctcataagtgtacctggtaccagaacaccttaggccggagatcaatgatcgactttgtaatcgtatcatctgatctgcggccgtatgtcttggacactcgggtgaagagaggagcagagctgtcaactgatcaccacctggtggtgagttggatcagatggcgggggactcggctagagagacctggcaagcccaaacgtgtagtgagggtgaactgggaacgtctggcagaggatcctgtccgggaggtcttcaactcccacctccggaagaacttctcacaaatcccgagggaggctggggacatggaatccgagtggaccttgttcaaagcctctattgtggacgcggctgctcggggctgtggccggaaggtcatcggtgcctgtcgtggcggcaacccgagaacccggtggtggacaccgggagtgagggaagccgtcaaactgaagaaggaggcctttcgggcctggctggcccaggggtctcctgaagcagctgacgggtaccggcgggccagcagggctgcagcggcgatggtcgcggaggctaaaacttgggcatgggaggagttcggggaggccatggagaaggactttcggttggcctcaaggaagttctggcggctcaggaagggaaagcagggtctaccccaggctgttctcagcaaggggggggggactgctgacccggactacggacatcgtcgggcggtgggaagagcactttgaggaactcctaagcTCGGCCAACATGTCcaccggagagggggcagcgccggaagactttggggtggattcacagAGATCGCTAAAgttgtcaaaaagctccttggtggcaaggcgccaggggtggatgagatccgccctgagatgctgaaagcgctggacattgttgggctgtcttggttgacacgccttttcagtgtcgcatgggggtcgggaacagtgcccatggactggcagaccggggtggtggttcccatcttcaagaagggggaccggagagtgtgctcgaactatcgtggtatcacactgctcagcctcccgggaagagcttatgccagggtgctggagaggaggctccgaccgcttgtcgaacctcagattcaagacgaacagtgcggattccatcccggtcgtggaacagtggaccagctctttaccctcgcaagattactggaggggtcctgggagtttgcccaaccagtttacatgtgctttgtagacctggagaaggctttcgaccgggtccctcggggggttttgtggggggtgctgcgggagtatggggtgccggacccgttggcacgggccatccggtctctgtacgcctgcagtaggagctgtgttcgtctcctcggtagtcagacacgttcccggtgggtgttggcctccgccagggctgccctttatcaccggtcctgttcgtgaccttcatggacaggatatctaggcgcagccagggggcggagaggatccggttcgggagtctcgggatcatatatatatatatatatatatatatatatatatatatatatatatatacatatatacacatatatacacatatatatacacacacatatatatacacatatatacacatatatatatatatatatatatatatatatatatatatataaagaattgTAAATTGCATGAAGACACAATTGACCAGTAAttaaattcatttaattaatcgAAAGTCATCTTCACAAATATAAGAGTTTACAGTTACACTTCAGTTAATTTCTGGGAAATCATACTAAGTTATGGGACCAAGCAAGAAAACAAACCAGCTGAGATCAGTTTAGTCTATACAGAATTTAAAAAGGTCTAAATCTAAAATTGCACTCTGAAGTTCTCCCTGTTTGCACTTTGTGAAAACACGATGCAACACTTCAGTTGACTGGATCACTTTGTCTGGATACGTATCGACTCCACAGCACACAAA includes:
- the LOC117748349 gene encoding zinc finger protein 2-like isoform X3, with amino-acid sequence MYRACAARRSPPVLVAMSRGETLRLLVKQRVHAVVEEAFGLLDTLTAAYEDSVCALREQERLTSDVPPECLDLNQNQEDPEPLYMKEEPEPLQMKEEPEPLQMKEEPEPLQIKEEPEPLQMKEEPEPLYMKEDLWTGLEGEQLTVLQEADLTKVSFTVVTVKSEDDKPQTSRLHQSQTEDNREAEPPAGSSATPITTETDGEDCGGSGPVRNLNPHRHSHPNADDEKASGSSETEVIDGDWQEPLSDSGPESGDGDNCRKMSTNCLVRKKCFKAKQKKESQAKVLTGEKPFSCDVCEKRFTVEGSLRRHMRVHTGENLFCCDVCGKRFIQTGHLKEHMRIHTGEKPFGCDVCEKRFSVEGYLKKHMRVHIGEKPFGCDVCEKRFTVEGTLRRHMRVHTGEKPFSCDVCEKIFTVKGSLRRHMRVHTGENLFCCDVCGKRFIQTGHLKEHMRIHTGEKPFGCDVCEKRFSVEGYLKKHMRVHIGEKPFGCDVCEKRFKDERSLKVHTRIHTGEKPFCCDVCGKSFIQTGHLKEHMRIHTGEKPFSCDVCEKRFTVEGSLRRHMRVHTGENPFCCDVCGKSFIDTQSLKSHMRVHTRAKSFSCNICGKGFKETGQLVIHMRVHTGEKPFSCDVCGTRFAQQGSVKIHMRIHTREKPFACKVCGFRFSRHESLKKHTRVHTK
- the LOC117748349 gene encoding zinc finger protein 2-like isoform X2, with the protein product MYRACAARRSPPVLVAMSRGETLRLLVKQRVHAVVEEAFGLLDTLTAAYEDSVCALREQERLTSDVQQLLAIKADVPPECLDLNQNQEDPEPLYMKEEPEPLQMKEEPEPLQMKEEPEPLQIKEEPEPLQMKEEPEPLYMKEDLWTGLEGEQLTVLQEADLTKVSFTVVTVKSEDDKPQTSRLHQSQTEDNREAEPPAGSSATPITTETDGEDCGGSGPVRNLNPHRHSHPNADDEKASGSSETEVIDGDWQEPLSDSGPESGDGDNCRKMSTNCLVRKKCFKAKQKKESQAKVLTGEKPFSCDVCEKRFTVEGSLRRHMRVHTGENLFCCDVCGKRFIQTGHLKEHMRIHTGEKPFGCDVCEKRFSVEGYLKKHMRVHIGEKPFGCDVCEKRFTVEGTLRRHMRVHTGEKPFSCDVCEKIFTVKGSLRRHMRVHTGENLFCCDVCGKRFIQTGHLKEHMRIHTGEKPFGCDVCEKRFSVEGYLKKHMRVHIGEKPFGCDVCEKRFKDERSLKVHTRIHTGEKPFCCDVCGKSFIQTGHLKEHMRIHTGEKPFSCDVCEKRFTVEGSLRRHMRVHTGENPFCCDVCGKSFIDTQSLKSHMRVHTRAKSFSCNICGKGFKETGQLVIHMRVHTGEKPFSCDVCGTRFAQQGSVKIHMRIHTREKPFACKVCGFRFSRHESLKKHTRVHTK